The following are encoded in a window of Sutcliffiella horikoshii genomic DNA:
- the cspD gene encoding cold-shock protein CspD, giving the protein MLQGKVKWFNAEKGFGFIEVEGQDDVFVHFSAIQGEGFKTLEEGQEVSFEIVEGARGPQAANVTK; this is encoded by the coding sequence ATGTTACAAGGTAAAGTAAAATGGTTCAATGCAGAAAAAGGTTTTGGATTCATCGAAGTTGAAGGTCAAGACGACGTATTCGTACACTTCTCCGCAATCCAAGGCGAAGGTTTCAAAACTTTAGAAGAAGGTCAAGAAGTTTCTTTCGAAATCGTTGAAGGCGCTCGTGGACCTCAAGCTGCTAACGTTACAAAATAA
- a CDS encoding carbon-nitrogen family hydrolase yields MKWKIACIQFDVAFGDPKANIEKACELLTLSGKDRPDIIVLPELWSTGYDLERLDKIADSGGFVTTKFLKSAAKELKTHIVGGSVAKKTNKGIYNTMITVNKDGEVAGEYSKLHLFRLMDEHHFLQPGKTDGMFELDGETCAGFICYDIRFPEWIRAHTTKDAKAIFVVAEWPLARVDHWRTLLIARAIENQCYVIACNRSGADPKNAFAGHSMIIDPWGEIVAEAGETEEIITAEIDLAKVEEVRKRIPIFEDRRPQYY; encoded by the coding sequence ATGAAATGGAAAATAGCTTGTATTCAATTTGATGTAGCCTTTGGAGATCCCAAAGCAAATATAGAAAAAGCATGTGAACTACTGACATTGTCAGGTAAGGATCGACCAGATATCATTGTCCTTCCTGAACTTTGGTCCACAGGTTATGACCTCGAACGCCTTGATAAAATTGCAGATTCCGGCGGTTTTGTCACTACCAAATTCCTTAAATCTGCTGCAAAAGAACTTAAAACTCACATTGTGGGCGGTTCTGTCGCAAAAAAAACGAACAAAGGAATTTATAATACGATGATAACGGTCAATAAAGACGGAGAAGTTGCTGGGGAATACAGCAAATTGCATCTTTTCCGCTTAATGGACGAGCATCATTTCCTTCAGCCCGGAAAGACAGATGGGATGTTTGAACTTGACGGAGAAACTTGTGCTGGCTTTATTTGCTATGATATCCGTTTTCCTGAATGGATACGCGCGCATACTACAAAAGATGCAAAAGCGATATTTGTTGTGGCAGAGTGGCCTTTGGCAAGGGTTGATCATTGGCGTACACTTCTCATTGCGAGGGCCATTGAGAACCAGTGCTATGTCATTGCATGTAACCGTTCTGGTGCTGATCCGAAGAATGCTTTTGCAGGACACTCAATGATTATCGATCCTTGGGGAGAAATTGTGGCCGAAGCTGGCGAAACAGAAGAAATCATTACAGCTGAAATAGATTTGGCGAAGGTGGAAGAAGTAAGAAAAAGAATCCCAATCTTCGAAGACCGAAGACCACAATACTATTAA